Within Streptomyces sp. SS1-1, the genomic segment CTGATGGTGGCGGGCCCGGACGCCGTCGTACGGATCCTGCCCTGGTCGGAGACCGTGGTGCAGGTGCTGTACTGGCCCGTCGTCATCGTCCTGTCGGTGGCGTTCCTGACGACGCTGTACCACGTGTCCGTGCCGGTGCGCTCCCCCTGGATCGAGGACGTGCCCGGCGCCCTGGTCGCCCTCGCCATGTGGGTGCTCGGCAGCTTCCTGCTGCGCATCTACCTCACCAGCACCATCGAGGGCGCCACGATCTACGGCTCCCTCGCGGCGGCCGTCGCCGTCCTGCTGTGGATCGGCGTGTCCGCGTTCGCGGTGCTCGTGGGGGCCGCGGTCAACGCCGCGATCGACCGGGTCTGGCCGGCCGCCGCGACCGCCGCGGCCCGCGAGGCCAACGAGCGGGTGCGCGAGGCCCAGGTCGCCGAGTACGTGGCGCGCGCCGCCGCCGGTCTGGAGCCGGACCCCGACGACCCGGACATGCCGTCCGAGTTCCCCGAACGCTGGTCCCGCTTCCTGCCCCCGGAGGACGTCACGTCACGCCTGCGGACCCACGTCAAGAACCCGCACCACCCTCACCACCCGCACAAGAGGAACGGCGACTCCTGACGCCCAAAGGCGGCGTCAGACGCTCCACGCCCCCGCCGCCGCGGCCTCCCGCACGAACGCGGAGAAGTCGCGCGGGGCACGCCCCAGCGCCTCGCGCACCTCGTCCGTGAGACGCGCGTTGCGGCCGTCCAGCAGCGTCTCGAAGACGTCCACCAGGAGCGCCGCCTCCTCGGCCGGCACCCCGAACCCGGTCAGCGCCTCCCCGTAGGCCGGCGCGGGCACCGGCGTGTACACGACCGGGCGGCCCGTCGCCGCGGAGATCTCCGCGACCGCCTCCCGCCAGGCGAGCAGCCGCGGCCCGGTCAGCCGCAGCGTCCGCCCCGCGTACCGGTCACCGTCCGCCAGCACCGCCGTCACCACGTCCGCGATGTCCCGGACGTCGACGAACGGCTCCCGCACCTCACCGGCGGGGAACACCAGCTCCCCGTGGGCGATGCCCTCCGCCAGCGGCCCCTCGCTGAAGTTCTGCGCGAACCACGCGGCCCGGACCACCGTCCAGTCCGCGCCGGACGCCTTCAGCGCCTCCTCCGCCGGCAGCGCCTGGTCCTCACCGCGGGCCGACAGCAGCACCAGCCGCCGCACGCCGAGTCCCACCGCCTCCCGTGCCAGCGCCCCGATCCCCTCGGCCGCCGCCGGGTCGCCGATGTCGGTCGGGTACACCAGATACGCCGCGTCCGCGCCCCGCAGGGTCCCCTCCCACGTCGAGGGGTCCGCCCAGTCGAAGCCCGTCGCGCGGGACGCCGCCCGCACGGTGAACCCCGCCGCGCCCGCCGCGCGGGCCACCCGGCTCCCGGTGCGCCCCGACGCCCCGGTCACCACCACCGTCGTCCCGTTCCCACCGGTCGTGTCGCGCTCAGTCCGTGTCATACCCCCAGTCAACGGCGGGACGGTCCGGCCGCCCATCGCCGAACGGCTCCCTCGCATACGCGGGCGTCTACCCTGACGGCATGGACGCCCTCGCCGGTCTGCTCGACGGCCCGCGCGCACGCGGTGCCTTCCTGATCCGCGCGTGTTTCGACCCGCCCTGGTCCGTGCGCGTCGAGGACCGCGCCCCGCTCACCGTCATGGTCATGGTGCGCGGTGAGGCGTGGGTGACGCCCGAGCGGGGCGAGCCGGTCCGGCTGCGCGCCGGGGACCTCGCCATCGCCCGCGGCCCGGACCCCTACACCTGCGCCGACGCCCCGGACACCGCACCGCAGGCGCTGATCCTGCCCGGCGCCGAGTGCCGCTACCCCGACGGGCGGTCCCTCAACGGCTCGATGGACCTGGGGGTGCGCACCTGGGGCGACCGGCCCGACGGCTCCGCCGTCCTGCTGATCGGCACCTATCTCCGGCAGGGCGAGATCAGCGGGCGGCTGCTGAACTGCCTGCCCCCGCTGCTGTCCCTGCCGGCCGACGGGTGGGACCACCCGCTCACCCCCTACCTGATGACGGAGATCGTCCGGGACGCACCCGGCCAGGAGGTCGTCCTGGACCGGCTCCTCGACCTGCTCGTCATCGCCGCGCTCCGCACCTGGTTCGCCCGCCCCGAGGCCGAACCCCCCGCCTGGTACCGGGCGCTGGCCGACCCGGTCGTCGGACGGGCGCTGCGGCTCCTCCAGGACGACCCCGCCCACCCGTGGACCGTCGCCTCGCTGGCCGCGAAGGCCGGGGTGTCCCGGGCCGCGCTGGCACGGCGGTTCACCGACCTGGTGGGGGAGGCGCCGATGACGTACCTCACAAAATGGCGGCTGGCGCTCGCGGCGGACGCCCTGCGCGACACCGACGACACCCTGGAGGCCATCGCCCGGCGCGTCGGCTACGGCAGCCCCTTCGCGCTGTCCAGCGCCTTCAAACGGGTGTACGGGGTGAGCCCACAGGAGCACCGGCGGCGCCCGGACACGGCCCCGGAGGACGCCCGTGTATGAGGAGCGGCCGGCCCGGCTGCCGGGCGCCGTCGTCTGGACGAACACCCCGGACGCGTCCGACAGCGGCCGGGTCCTGCCCGACGGCTGCATGGACCTGCTGTGGCACGAGGGACGGCTGCTGGTCGCCGGGCCCGACACCCGCGCCCAGGTCACCGACGGCACGGCGGGCGTCTGGATCGGCGTCCGGTTCTTCCCCGGCACCGCGCCCGCCCTCCTGGGCGTCCCCGCGCACGAACTGCGCGACCGGCGCGTCGACCTGACCGACGTGTGGCCGGCACCCCGGGCACGCCGGCTCGGCGCCCGCGTCGGGGCCGCCACCGACCCCCGGACCGCCCTGGAGGACACCGCCCTCGCCCTGGCCGCCCGCGCACAGCCCCCCGACCCGCTGCTGCGGCACCTCGTCACCGCCCTCGACGCCGGCCGCCCCGTCGCCGCCGTCGCCGGTGAACTGGGGCTCGGCGCACGTCAGTTGCACCGCCGCTCCCTGACCGCCTTCGGATACGGCCCCAAGACGCTGGCCCGCGTCCTCCGTCTCCAGCGCGCCCTGCGGCTGGCCCGCGCCGGCGTGCCCTTCGCGGAGACGGCCGCCCGCGCCGGCTTCGCCGACCAGGCCCATCTCGCCCGTGACGTCAAGGACTTGGCGGGCGTGCCGCTCGGCGTGCTACTCCGCCGCTAGCGGCGCGAACAGGTCCACGCCGTTGCCGTCCGGGTCGTGGACGACGGCGTAGCGCTGCCCCCAGAAGGCGTCCCAGGGCTTGAGTTCGCCGTGGTGTCCGGCGGCCACCAGGTCCTCGTACACCGCGTCGACCTCGTCCGGGCCGTCGCAGCGCAGGGCCAGCGCCGCCCGGCCGCCGCCGGCCGGCGGCCGCCACCCCGGGTGGAACGACCGGATCGTGTCCTCGGTGTCGAGCAGCAGCCGTACCCCGCCGGGCGGCGCGGCCTCGGCGTGCGGCTCGCTCTCGGAGCCCTCGGGGAACGGGAACCCGAGACGCCGGTAGAAGGCGACGGAGGCGGCCATGTCGGAGACCACCAGGCCGACGGCATCGAATCGTGGAGTCATGCCGTCACCGTAGGAGCCGGGGGAGGGGCCCGTCTTGAAGGAAACGGACACCGTGGCGGGGCCGGCCCACCCGCCTCAGTGGAGGGTCACCGGGCCCTTGGGCGTGTCCAGCGTGCACGACAGACCGACCGGGCCCTCCGTCAGGGCCAGTTGGGTGCCGAGCGACCGCACCAGGGGCCGGACGGCGTCCGGGTCGGGCGCGCTGCCCGACATCGCCAGCAGGGGAGTGAGGGGCAGCCCCGCGTCCGTGGGATGGGGCGAGCCGCCCCAGTCGATCAGGAAGGGCACCAGACCGGACGGATGCGCGTCGTCGCCGTCGGTGAGCCGCCACCGCAGCAGGGTGCCGTCGGGCCGGCGCCTGCTCATCGGCTTCGCCGGACCCGGGTCGTACCCCTGCGCCCGCGCGGCCGCGATCGCCGCGTCCAGGTCCGGCGGGGCGATCGCCCAGGTCAGGATGCGCGCGGTCGTGAGCCCGAGGGACGCGAAGGGCTTCGGCCGCCCCGGAGCGGCCTGGTCCGGGTCCGGGCCGATGATCTCCAGATAGCCGGCGCCGCCCAGCGCCACCAGATGGTTGCGGGTGCCACGCCCGACATGCACGCCGCCCGGGGCCGGTTCCACCCCCGTACGGCGGGTGAACTCGGCGAGGGTGGCGGCGAGATCGGGCGTCGCCAGCACGAGATGATCCAGGTACGCGGGAAGGCCATTCATCCCGGCCGAGGCTACGCAGTACCCCGCTCCGATGGAACACCCCGACGACGGACGGCAGTTCACAGCGGGGCGGCCCGGCGGGACCCGTCGTCTACGCTGGACCGCATGGCCGTACGACTCCTCGTGTTCACCCGCACCACCGACTACCGGCACGCGTCCATCCCGGCCGGGGTGGAGGCGCTGCGCACGCTCGGCGGCTTCGAGGTGGACCACACCGAGGACCCCGCGGCCCTCGAACGCCCCCTCGACGGCTACGCGGCCGTCGTCTTCCTCTCCACCAGCGGCGACGTGCTCACCCAGGCCGGCCGCGACCGGCTCCTCGCCCACGTCCGATCCGGCGGCGGCTTCGCCGGGATCCACGCCGCCGCCTGCACCGAGTACGGCTGGCCCGCCTACGGCGACCTGCTCGGCGCCCGCTTCGACCGGCACCCCGACCTCCAGCCCGGCAAGGCCGTCGTCGAGGACCACGACCACCCCGCCACCCGGCACCTGCCGCCCGTGTGGGAACTCACCGACGAGTGGTACGACTTCCGCCGCAGCCCCCGGGGCGCCGTCCGGGTGCTGGTCTCCGCCGACGAGTCGTCGTACGACGGGGGCGGCATGGGCGACGACCACCCGCTGGCGTGGTGCCACGAGCACGGCGCCGGACGCGTCTTCTACACGGCCCTCGGCCACGCCGCCGAGCTGTACGACGACCCCGCCTTCCGCGCGCATCTGCGGGGCGGGATCGGCTGGGCGGCGGGCTGAGGCGGCTCTACTTGTTCGGCCGGGGCAGGGCGTGGAACTGGGGGCCGTAGGTG encodes:
- a CDS encoding DUF6597 domain-containing transcriptional factor, whose translation is MYEERPARLPGAVVWTNTPDASDSGRVLPDGCMDLLWHEGRLLVAGPDTRAQVTDGTAGVWIGVRFFPGTAPALLGVPAHELRDRRVDLTDVWPAPRARRLGARVGAATDPRTALEDTALALAARAQPPDPLLRHLVTALDAGRPVAAVAGELGLGARQLHRRSLTAFGYGPKTLARVLRLQRALRLARAGVPFAETAARAGFADQAHLARDVKDLAGVPLGVLLRR
- a CDS encoding ThuA domain-containing protein, translating into MAVRLLVFTRTTDYRHASIPAGVEALRTLGGFEVDHTEDPAALERPLDGYAAVVFLSTSGDVLTQAGRDRLLAHVRSGGGFAGIHAAACTEYGWPAYGDLLGARFDRHPDLQPGKAVVEDHDHPATRHLPPVWELTDEWYDFRRSPRGAVRVLVSADESSYDGGGMGDDHPLAWCHEHGAGRVFYTALGHAAELYDDPAFRAHLRGGIGWAAG
- a CDS encoding VOC family protein; the encoded protein is MNGLPAYLDHLVLATPDLAATLAEFTRRTGVEPAPGGVHVGRGTRNHLVALGGAGYLEIIGPDPDQAAPGRPKPFASLGLTTARILTWAIAPPDLDAAIAAARAQGYDPGPAKPMSRRRPDGTLLRWRLTDGDDAHPSGLVPFLIDWGGSPHPTDAGLPLTPLLAMSGSAPDPDAVRPLVRSLGTQLALTEGPVGLSCTLDTPKGPVTLH
- a CDS encoding AraC family transcriptional regulator; this encodes MDALAGLLDGPRARGAFLIRACFDPPWSVRVEDRAPLTVMVMVRGEAWVTPERGEPVRLRAGDLAIARGPDPYTCADAPDTAPQALILPGAECRYPDGRSLNGSMDLGVRTWGDRPDGSAVLLIGTYLRQGEISGRLLNCLPPLLSLPADGWDHPLTPYLMTEIVRDAPGQEVVLDRLLDLLVIAALRTWFARPEAEPPAWYRALADPVVGRALRLLQDDPAHPWTVASLAAKAGVSRAALARRFTDLVGEAPMTYLTKWRLALAADALRDTDDTLEAIARRVGYGSPFALSSAFKRVYGVSPQEHRRRPDTAPEDARV
- a CDS encoding NmrA family NAD(P)-binding protein — encoded protein: MTRTERDTTGGNGTTVVVTGASGRTGSRVARAAGAAGFTVRAASRATGFDWADPSTWEGTLRGADAAYLVYPTDIGDPAAAEGIGALAREAVGLGVRRLVLLSARGEDQALPAEEALKASGADWTVVRAAWFAQNFSEGPLAEGIAHGELVFPAGEVREPFVDVRDIADVVTAVLADGDRYAGRTLRLTGPRLLAWREAVAEISAATGRPVVYTPVPAPAYGEALTGFGVPAEEAALLVDVFETLLDGRNARLTDEVREALGRAPRDFSAFVREAAAAGAWSV
- a CDS encoding VOC family protein; this translates as MTPRFDAVGLVVSDMAASVAFYRRLGFPFPEGSESEPHAEAAPPGGVRLLLDTEDTIRSFHPGWRPPAGGGRAALALRCDGPDEVDAVYEDLVAAGHHGELKPWDAFWGQRYAVVHDPDGNGVDLFAPLAAE
- a CDS encoding YihY/virulence factor BrkB family protein; this translates as MQPASESPEQPSGRLHRARALYRNVSKRRTAWLLLKDTVNSCIEYRILGLAAEAAFFTLLSVPPLLLSLIGLLGYVDDWTGTDTITSLESNLLEASRTVLSDKGVREIAQPILDDVMKGGRPDVISVGFLFALWSGSRAVNVFIDTITVMYGLDGVRGIVKTRLVAFTLFLAALLIGSVALPLMVAGPDAVVRILPWSETVVQVLYWPVVIVLSVAFLTTLYHVSVPVRSPWIEDVPGALVALAMWVLGSFLLRIYLTSTIEGATIYGSLAAAVAVLLWIGVSAFAVLVGAAVNAAIDRVWPAAATAAAREANERVREAQVAEYVARAAAGLEPDPDDPDMPSEFPERWSRFLPPEDVTSRLRTHVKNPHHPHHPHKRNGDS